From Pagrus major chromosome 2, Pma_NU_1.0, one genomic window encodes:
- the ccdc9 gene encoding coiled-coil domain-containing protein 9 yields the protein MSSAVDLKTKEEKDAELDKRIEALRKKNEALVKRYQEIEEDKKKAEQEGIAVTTPRKPRPPHEPETDRRKTEKENFTVTVDLSKPIVEKRVVNDWKPSTPRGRKTSEESDGHGGPSDSHSPPRRTGSGRVGRGGQRGGGAGGGGGGRPERREWEPREPREPREPREPREPREPRTPRDGEHGESGGPGRRGGRRRRGGGGGGGGGEGEGGGGGGGGGGGVTPGGTDRKSKEWEEKRRQNIEKMNEEMERIAEYERGQRADGDKPIRNFLDDPRRSGPAPDIDRKEGSRRHVRNWGGLDFDNVKTGTELEREWTSRRPGPKGSVDMTMSMTGRERAEYLRWKKEREQIDEERLARHRNATGQWRREWDAQKTENMFKEDPYVAAEGNTPEQGSRRARGRNSRAEPRGRASDDSKRPPRAPTFGDFLSQGRSQGPRGDRGDRGRGRGRGQKPSYSMHDNRWEGEKEEEDKEKEDKTKREEKPKKKEKQEEKSKPAAPQKAEEKNGDGEEDEDEWEDASDFEDEAAEEGSDSEHDSRGDEKKDKGNEKPSKSKDNSSVSPAHRSRSAGSPKEQRTPRPKVHIPPPAAVQESPEGGKPLSPFSPLDSHQPVTDWGEEMEMLSPRSSMGGESPLKPPSLEASPPQKKEQEKEQEQQEEETESQAASSSEPAEPAEPQKEEDTAIDVSSPSEKTKPQQTVIVSEPEPDSPAAPPSDPAPPPSDPAPSEVSAAAVTTDQETPAAPSPDKPDSPPPPATLEADQSSSEPAGGKDDDTAPADTDTAPAETDTAPTAETEQTSSG from the exons ATG TCTTCAGCGGTGGATCTCAAGACCAAGGAGGAGAAGGATGCAGAGCTGGACAAACGAATCGAAGCtctgaggaagaaaaatgaagcTCTTGTCAAGAGGTACCAG GAAATAGAGGAAGACAAGAAGAAGGCCGAGCAGGAAGGCATTGCTGTGACAACGCCAAGGAAGCCCCGCCCCCCCCATGAGCCGGAGACGGACAGAAGGAAGACGGAGAAAGAAAACTTCACCGTCACAGTCGACCTTTCTAAACCGATAGTG gaGAAGAGAGTCGTGAATGACTGGAAACCCAGCACACCTCGTGGCCGGAAGACCTCAGAGGAGAGCGACGGCCACGGAGGGCCGAGCGACAGCCACAGCCCCCCCAGGAGGACGGGGTCTGGACGAGTGGGTCGGGgaggtcagagaggaggaggagcaggaggaggcggaggaggccGTCCGGAGAGGAGAGAATGGGAACCCAGGGAACCCAGGGAACCCAGGGAACCCAGGGAGCCCAGGGAGCCCAGGGAACCCAGGACACCCAGAGATGGAGAACATGGGGAGTCAGGAGGCCCTGGACgtagaggaggaaggaggagaagaggaggaggaggaggaggaggaggaggtgaaggagaaggtggaggaggcggaggaggaggcggaggaggcgTGACACCAGGTGGTACAGACAGGAAATCAAAG gagtgggaggagaagaggcGACAGAACATTGAGAAGATGAATGAAGAAATGGAGAGAATAGCAGAGTATGAGAGAGGACAGCGG GCGGATGGAGACAAACCGATCCGTAACTTCCTGGACGACCCGAGACGTTCAGGGCCAGCACCAGACATAGACCGCAAGGAGGGCAGCAGGAGACATGTACGGAACTGGGGAGGGCTGGACTTTGACAACGTGAAGACAGGGACAGAACTGGAGAGAGAGTGGACT AGTCGAAGGCCTGGTCCTAAAGGCTCTGTGGACATGACCATGTCCATGACCGGCCGGGAGAGAGCAGAGTACCTGCGCTGGAAGAAGGAGCGCGAGCAGATTGATGAGGAGAGACTTGCACGCCATCGTAATGCTACGGGCCAGTGGAGACGAGAGTGGGATGCACAGAAGACGGAGAACAT GTTCAAGGAGGACCCATATGTGGCTGCAGAGGGCAACACACCCGAGCAGGGCAGCAGGAGAg CCCGGGGCCGTAACTCTCGTGCAGAGCCTCGGGGCAGGGCCTCAG ATGACAGCAAGCGGCCTCCTAGAGCTCCGACATTTggtgacttcctgtctcagGGCAGGTCCCAGGGGCCCCGGGGGGACCGTGGGGACCGGGGCAGAGGAAGGGGCCGAGGGCAGAAACCAAGCTACAG CATGCATGACAACCGCtgggaaggagagaaagaagaagaggacaagGAAAAAGAGGACAAGacaaagagggaggagaagcctaaaaagaaggagaaacaggaggagaagtCCAAACCTGCTGCACCACAGAAG GCGGAGGAGAAAAATGGAGAcggggaggaggatgaggacgaATGGGAGGATGCCAGTGATTTCGAAGACGAAGCCGCGGAGGAAGGGAGTGACTCAGAACACGACTCCAGGGGCGACGAGAAGAAAGACAAGGGGAACGAGAAACCATCCAAGAGCAAAGACAACTCCTCTGTATCTCCCGCACATCGTTCTCGATCAGCAGGAAGCCCCAAAGAGCAGCGGACTCCCAGGCCAAAGGTCCACATCCCGCCACCGGCAGCAGTTCAGGAGTCTCCCGAGGGAGGGAAGCCCCTCAGCCCGTTCTCCCCGCTGGACAGCCACCAGCCTGTTACAGACtggggggaggagatggagatgcTGTCGCCGCGAAGCAGCATGGGAGGGGAGAGCCCACTGAAACCTCCCAGCCTGGAGGCCAGCCCGCCGcagaagaaggagcaggagaaggagcaggagcagcaggaggaggagacggagagcCAAGCTGCCAGCTCCAGTGAACCAGCTGAACCAGCTGAACCACAGAAAGAGGAGGATACAG CCATAGatgtttcctctccttcagAGAAGACTAAACCCCAGCAGACTGTGATCGTGTCAGAACCAGAGCCAGACTCCCCCGCTGCACCGCCATCTGACCCCGCCCCACCGCCATCTGACCCCGCCCCCTCTGAGGTCAGTGCGGCTGCTGTTACGACGGACCAGGAAACACCTGCTGCTCCATCGCCAG ACAAACCGGACTCTCCCCCCCCTCCGGCCACTCTGGAGGCCGACCAGAGCTCCTCTGAACCAGCAGGAGGGAAAGATGACGACACGGCGCCCGCTGACACCGACACTGCGCCCGCTGAGACCGACACTGCTccgacagcagagacagagcagacgTCCTCAG